In Saccharothrix syringae, the following are encoded in one genomic region:
- a CDS encoding DUF4350 domain-containing protein produces the protein MTSPAQDTSTSPDAKRIWRAARVPLVIAALLGTTAIATALVTGTTEAGELDPRSYEPTGGRALVRLLEARGVRVDPVTELPDASGATVLVTHPNRLAPDRLAGLGAAHVVLVAPSRHPDFRVVGRDRPEDREPGCDLAEARAAGVATTGGLLYATDTGDRCYRDGAGAAVARVGDTTALGSGTPLTNAALDEQGNAALALGLLGRDDVLLWYTPGLEAPERTRSLTELVPAGWRYGALQLAIAVVLLALWRGRRLGPLVPEPLPVVVRATETTEGRARLYRRGRATDHAAAALREATGRRLLPLLGLPADADAAAVADRVARRTGRSPERVHDLLRGPAPTDETALVRLADELDELEEEVRRG, from the coding sequence ATGACCTCCCCCGCCCAGGACACCTCCACCTCCCCCGACGCCAAGCGGATCTGGCGCGCCGCCAGGGTCCCGCTGGTCATCGCCGCGCTCCTGGGCACCACCGCGATCGCCACCGCCCTGGTGACCGGCACGACCGAGGCCGGCGAGCTGGACCCGCGCTCCTACGAGCCGACCGGCGGCCGGGCGCTGGTCCGGCTGCTGGAGGCCCGCGGCGTGCGCGTGGACCCGGTGACCGAGCTGCCCGACGCCTCCGGCGCCACCGTCCTGGTCACCCACCCCAACCGCCTCGCCCCGGACCGCCTGGCCGGCCTCGGCGCCGCGCACGTCGTCCTCGTCGCGCCGAGCCGCCACCCGGACTTCCGCGTGGTGGGCCGGGACCGGCCCGAGGACCGCGAACCGGGCTGCGACCTGGCCGAGGCGCGGGCCGCGGGCGTGGCCACGACGGGCGGCCTGCTCTACGCCACCGACACCGGGGACCGGTGCTACCGCGACGGTGCCGGCGCCGCGGTGGCGCGCGTCGGCGACACCACCGCGCTGGGGTCCGGGACGCCGCTGACGAACGCCGCGCTCGACGAGCAGGGCAACGCCGCGCTGGCGCTGGGCCTGCTGGGCCGCGACGACGTGCTGCTCTGGTACACCCCGGGCCTGGAGGCGCCGGAACGGACCCGCTCGCTCACCGAGCTGGTGCCGGCGGGCTGGCGCTACGGCGCGCTCCAGCTCGCGATCGCGGTGGTGCTGCTGGCCCTGTGGCGCGGCCGGCGGCTGGGTCCGCTGGTGCCCGAGCCGCTGCCGGTGGTCGTGCGCGCCACCGAGACCACCGAGGGCCGCGCGCGGCTCTACCGCCGCGGCCGGGCCACCGACCACGCGGCGGCGGCGCTGCGGGAGGCGACCGGGCGGCGGCTGCTCCCGCTGCTGGGCCTGCCCGCCGACGCGGACGCCGCCGCCGTGGCCGACCGGGTCGCGCGCCGGACCGGACGATCACCCGAACGGGTCCACGACCTGCTCCGCGGTCCGGCCCCGACCGACGAGACCGCCCTCGTCCGCCTCGCCGACGAGCTGGACGAACTGGAAGAAGAGGTGCGCAGGGGATGA
- a CDS encoding ATP-binding protein, which translates to MGGLPRPQLPPGPVRDLFEALHALHHRAGWPSLRAMAREVGCSHTTVAAAFAGPGPPRWGLLELIVETLNGDVESFHRLWLAAGTGGAGETAVGGPPAAPEPATAPPAVVPPPVPVPRQLPADVPAFTGREDQLTALDRLVTTPAHPTGPGPVCAVSGTAGVGKTTLAVHWAHRVAAHFPDGQLHLDLRGYDPQRPVGVDEALETLLRSLLPDGAAVPHDRAERAARWRTLLADRRVLILLDNAHSTVQVRDLLPGAGRSLVLITSRDSLAGLVARNGAVRLNVDVLTPAEALTLLRTPLGARVDAEPDAAARLAGLCAHLPLALRIAAEMATARPRVTLAHLAAELADDARRLDLLAAGDDEYTAVRAVFSWSCRHLSAAEDRAFRLLGFAPCRRFGVPAAAALLGVPEPVARRVLDGLCRGHLVEEDADNRFGMHDLLRSYASERVAELAEDERRAAVERLGDHYLAAAGRAAAAAFPTTGDPTAGARAWLDRERANLLAMAAADPRHVGRLSEVLAVYLDTCAHYADGVVLHGAALVAARAAGDRSAEATAANLLGVVHRRLGDYDTAREHHLTALDLHRATGDLAGQARARQGLGVLSWRRGHYAEARDHLLDALALARRCGDLAAQGCALYALGTVHLHLGEYPAAVAHHRRALEVHRGTGDHLGESRTLNNLGVALERLGRLEEAHHHYRRSLDLNRRVGNHVGVAVSLTNLGSTCTKLGRHDEARAHHLAAMPVYRDTGYRVGETDGLCGLGELHLRLGEPAEAERDFRRALGIAEEVGEVELATTALVGLGDAARLAGRHREARAHYTGALDRASRAGNRYGRATALDGLARLHHATGDAEAEAVTREALALYADLGLPPTEELRRLVAGRVRPLP; encoded by the coding sequence GTGGGCGGGTTGCCGAGGCCACAGCTGCCCCCGGGCCCGGTCCGCGACCTGTTCGAGGCGCTGCACGCGTTGCACCACCGGGCCGGGTGGCCGAGCCTGCGCGCGATGGCGCGCGAGGTCGGGTGCAGCCACACCACGGTGGCCGCGGCCTTCGCCGGACCTGGCCCGCCCAGGTGGGGCCTGCTGGAACTGATCGTGGAGACCCTGAACGGCGACGTGGAGTCCTTCCACCGGCTGTGGCTGGCCGCCGGGACGGGTGGTGCGGGTGAGACGGCGGTGGGCGGGCCGCCCGCCGCACCCGAGCCCGCCACGGCCCCGCCCGCCGTGGTCCCACCACCCGTCCCCGTGCCCCGCCAACTGCCCGCCGACGTCCCGGCGTTCACCGGCCGCGAGGACCAGCTGACCGCCCTCGACCGGCTCGTGACCACCCCCGCCCACCCCACCGGCCCGGGACCCGTCTGCGCCGTCTCCGGCACCGCCGGCGTGGGCAAGACGACCCTCGCCGTGCACTGGGCGCACCGCGTCGCCGCCCACTTCCCGGACGGCCAGCTCCACCTGGACCTGCGCGGCTACGACCCGCAGCGCCCGGTCGGCGTGGACGAGGCCCTGGAAACCCTCCTCCGCTCCCTCCTGCCCGACGGCGCGGCCGTCCCGCACGACCGGGCCGAGCGCGCCGCCCGCTGGCGCACCCTGCTCGCTGACCGCCGCGTGCTGATCCTCCTGGACAACGCCCACTCCACCGTCCAGGTCCGCGACCTGCTCCCGGGCGCGGGCCGCAGCCTGGTGCTGATCACCAGCCGGGACTCCCTGGCCGGCCTGGTCGCCCGCAACGGCGCGGTGCGCCTGAACGTGGACGTGCTCACCCCCGCGGAAGCCCTCACCCTGCTGCGCACCCCGCTCGGCGCCCGGGTGGACGCCGAGCCCGACGCGGCGGCCCGGCTCGCCGGGCTGTGCGCCCACCTGCCCCTGGCGCTGCGCATCGCCGCCGAGATGGCCACGGCCCGACCCCGCGTCACCCTGGCCCACCTGGCGGCGGAGCTGGCCGACGACGCCCGGCGGCTGGACCTGCTCGCCGCGGGCGACGACGAGTACACCGCGGTGCGGGCGGTCTTCTCCTGGTCCTGCCGGCACCTGTCCGCGGCGGAGGACCGGGCGTTCCGGCTGCTCGGGTTCGCGCCGTGCCGCCGGTTCGGGGTACCGGCCGCAGCCGCGCTGCTGGGCGTGCCGGAGCCGGTGGCGCGCCGGGTGCTGGACGGCCTGTGCCGCGGCCACCTCGTGGAGGAGGACGCCGACAACCGGTTCGGCATGCACGACCTGCTCCGCTCCTACGCCTCGGAGCGGGTCGCCGAGCTGGCCGAGGACGAGCGGCGGGCCGCCGTCGAGCGCCTGGGCGACCACTACCTGGCGGCCGCCGGGCGCGCGGCCGCCGCGGCGTTCCCCACCACCGGCGACCCGACGGCCGGGGCACGGGCGTGGCTGGACCGGGAGCGGGCGAACCTGCTGGCCATGGCGGCGGCCGACCCGCGCCACGTCGGGCGCCTGTCCGAAGTCCTCGCGGTCTACCTGGACACCTGCGCGCACTACGCGGACGGGGTGGTCCTGCACGGCGCGGCGCTGGTGGCGGCGCGGGCGGCGGGGGACCGCTCCGCCGAGGCGACGGCGGCGAACCTGCTCGGCGTGGTGCACCGCAGGCTCGGCGACTACGACACGGCGCGGGAGCACCACCTCACCGCACTGGACCTGCACCGCGCCACCGGCGACCTCGCCGGCCAGGCGCGGGCGCGGCAGGGGCTGGGCGTGCTGTCCTGGCGGCGCGGCCACTACGCCGAGGCGCGCGACCACCTGCTGGACGCGCTCGCGCTGGCCCGGCGGTGCGGCGACCTGGCCGCGCAGGGCTGCGCCCTGTACGCGCTGGGCACCGTCCACCTGCACCTCGGCGAGTACCCGGCCGCGGTCGCCCACCACCGGCGGGCCCTGGAGGTGCACCGCGGCACCGGCGACCACCTCGGCGAGAGCCGGACGCTGAACAACCTCGGCGTGGCCCTGGAACGGCTGGGCCGCCTGGAGGAGGCGCACCACCACTACCGGCGCTCCCTGGACCTCAACCGGCGCGTCGGCAACCACGTCGGGGTCGCCGTCTCGCTGACCAACCTGGGCAGCACCTGCACCAAGCTCGGCCGCCACGACGAGGCGCGGGCGCACCACCTCGCCGCGATGCCCGTCTACCGGGACACCGGCTACCGGGTGGGCGAGACCGACGGCCTGTGCGGGCTGGGCGAGCTGCACCTGCGGCTGGGCGAGCCCGCCGAGGCCGAGCGGGACTTCCGGCGGGCCCTGGGGATCGCCGAGGAGGTCGGCGAGGTCGAGCTGGCGACGACCGCCCTGGTCGGCCTCGGCGACGCGGCGCGCCTGGCGGGCAGGCACCGGGAGGCCCGCGCCCACTACACCGGGGCGCTCGACCGGGCGTCGCGGGCCGGGAACCGCTACGGGCGCGCCACCGCGCTCGACGGCCTGGCCCGCCTGCACCACGCGACGGGCGACGCCGAGGCCGAGGCCGTCACGCGCGAAGCCCTCGCCCTCTACGCCGACCTCGGCCTCCCGCCCACCGAGGAGCTGCGGCGGCTCGTGGCCGGCCGGGTCCGTCCACTTCCGTAA
- a CDS encoding AAA family ATPase, producing the protein MTSAEVPVEAAREALRALRVEIAKAVVGHDAAVTGLLLALLCRGHVLLEGVPGVAKTLLVRSLATALDLAFARVQFTPDLMPGDVTGSLVFDPGAAEFSFREGPVFTNLLLADEVNRTPPKTQSALLEAMEERQVSVEGRARPLPDPFIVVATQNPVEYEGTYPLPEAQLDRFLLKLTVPAPTRDEEVAVLRRHADGFDPRDLGALRRVAGPEHLAAGRRAVGSVTVRPEVIGYVVDVCRATRHSPAVRLGVSPRGATALLATARAWAWLSGRDYVTPDDVKALARPTLRHRLELRAEAEMEGATTDGVLDGVLAAVPVPR; encoded by the coding sequence ATGACGAGCGCGGAAGTGCCGGTCGAGGCGGCCCGCGAGGCGCTGCGGGCGTTGCGGGTCGAGATCGCCAAGGCGGTCGTCGGCCACGACGCGGCGGTCACCGGGTTGCTCCTCGCGCTGCTGTGCCGGGGCCACGTGCTGCTGGAGGGCGTGCCGGGGGTGGCCAAGACGCTGCTGGTGCGGTCGCTGGCCACCGCGCTGGACCTGGCGTTCGCGCGGGTGCAGTTCACGCCCGACCTGATGCCCGGCGACGTGACCGGCTCGCTGGTGTTCGACCCGGGCGCCGCGGAGTTCTCCTTCCGCGAGGGCCCGGTGTTCACCAACCTGCTGCTGGCCGACGAGGTCAACCGCACGCCGCCGAAGACGCAGTCCGCGCTGCTGGAGGCGATGGAGGAGCGGCAGGTGTCGGTGGAGGGGCGGGCCCGCCCGCTGCCCGACCCGTTCATCGTGGTGGCCACCCAGAACCCGGTGGAGTACGAGGGCACCTACCCGCTGCCCGAGGCCCAGCTCGACCGGTTCCTGCTCAAGCTGACCGTGCCCGCGCCGACCCGGGACGAGGAGGTCGCCGTCCTGCGGCGGCACGCCGACGGGTTCGACCCGCGCGACCTCGGCGCGCTGCGGCGGGTCGCGGGCCCGGAGCACCTGGCGGCCGGGCGGCGCGCGGTGGGGTCGGTGACGGTGCGGCCGGAGGTGATCGGGTACGTGGTGGACGTCTGCCGCGCCACCCGCCACTCCCCCGCGGTGCGGCTGGGCGTCTCGCCGCGCGGCGCCACGGCGCTGCTGGCCACCGCGCGGGCGTGGGCGTGGCTGTCCGGGCGCGACTACGTGACGCCCGACGACGTGAAGGCGTTGGCGCGGCCCACCCTGCGGCACCGGCTGGAGCTGCGGGCGGAGGCCGAGATGGAGGGCGCCACCACCGACGGGGTCCTGGACGGCGTGCTCGCGGCCGTCCCGGTGCCCCGCTGA
- a CDS encoding RDD family protein — protein MSDLVTGDAVVLELRPAGVATRGLAFALDVLLQVVVLAVLLLLLPSGLFDTSLSTALTLVLVVCVVVGYPVVSEALTRGRTLGKVVLGLRVVRDDGGPVRFRHALVRGLTGFFVDFWALGLGGAVALVVALVSRRGQRVGDFLAGTVVIRERVPASVEPVVWVPPELAGWASGLDLSRLPDDLALSVRQYLGRVGDLSGDARWSLGRALADEVGRAVGAPCPPHVPLERYLSAVLAERRARQSRAAVPVAPVAAPDNPFAPPA, from the coding sequence ATGTCCGACCTCGTGACCGGCGATGCCGTGGTGCTGGAGCTGCGGCCGGCCGGGGTGGCCACCCGCGGCCTGGCGTTCGCGCTCGACGTCCTGCTCCAGGTGGTGGTCCTGGCGGTGCTGCTGCTCCTGCTGCCGTCGGGGCTGTTCGACACCTCCCTGTCGACCGCGCTGACCCTGGTGCTGGTGGTGTGCGTGGTGGTCGGCTACCCGGTGGTGAGCGAGGCGCTGACCCGGGGCCGCACGCTGGGCAAGGTGGTGCTGGGCCTGCGGGTCGTGCGCGACGACGGCGGCCCGGTCCGGTTCCGGCACGCGCTGGTGCGCGGGCTGACCGGGTTCTTCGTGGACTTCTGGGCGCTGGGGCTGGGCGGCGCCGTGGCGCTGGTGGTGGCGCTGGTGTCCAGGCGCGGCCAACGGGTCGGCGACTTCCTGGCTGGCACCGTCGTGATCCGCGAACGCGTGCCGGCCTCGGTGGAGCCGGTGGTGTGGGTGCCGCCGGAGCTGGCCGGGTGGGCGTCGGGCCTGGACCTGTCGCGGCTGCCCGACGACCTGGCCCTGTCGGTGCGCCAGTACCTGGGTCGGGTGGGCGACCTGAGCGGGGACGCGCGCTGGTCGCTGGGACGTGCCCTGGCCGACGAGGTGGGTCGCGCGGTCGGCGCGCCGTGCCCGCCCCACGTGCCGCTGGAGCGGTACCTGTCGGCGGTGCTGGCGGAGCGGCGGGCGCGCCAGTCGCGCGCCGCGGTCCCCGTCGCGCCCGTCGCGGCGCCGGACAACCCGTTCGCGCCGCCGGCCTGA
- a CDS encoding DUF58 domain-containing protein: MALTGRAGLLALAGALVVGLLLPSWAGIGLVAAVVVAGVAVDLALAGGVRGLEFSRSGADRVRLGEAVEVELVVANPGPRRVRGVLRDAWSPSAGVEREVHALDVPPGGRRAVVLRLRPTRRGDRWAHRVTVRAVGPLGLAARQGSHEVPWAVRVLPPFPSRRHLPPLLARLRELDGRRAAQVRGRGTEFDSLREYVAGDDVRSIDWRASARSGDLVVRTWRPERGRHVVLVLDTGRTSAGRVGDAPRLDAAMDAALLLGALAGRAGDRVDLLAHDRRLRVAARGSLPALVDAMADLEPELVESDARAVVREVLGRTRRRSLVVLLTGLDPAPLEQGLLPVLPSLTSRHQLLVAAVADPGIERMARGRGDAEAVYGAAAAERALAEREQVKALLRRHGVEVVDALPDDLPRALCERYLALKAARKL; encoded by the coding sequence GTGGCGCTGACCGGCCGCGCGGGGCTGCTGGCCCTGGCCGGCGCACTGGTCGTCGGGCTGCTGCTGCCGTCGTGGGCGGGCATCGGCCTGGTGGCCGCGGTGGTCGTGGCGGGGGTGGCGGTCGACCTGGCGCTGGCGGGTGGCGTGCGGGGCCTGGAGTTCAGCCGGTCCGGCGCCGACCGGGTGCGCCTGGGCGAGGCGGTCGAGGTGGAGCTGGTGGTCGCCAACCCCGGGCCGCGCCGCGTCCGCGGGGTGCTGCGCGACGCCTGGTCGCCCAGCGCCGGGGTGGAGCGGGAGGTGCACGCGCTCGACGTGCCGCCCGGCGGGCGGCGGGCGGTGGTGCTGCGGCTGCGGCCCACCCGGCGCGGCGACCGGTGGGCGCACCGGGTGACCGTGCGCGCGGTCGGCCCGCTGGGGCTGGCCGCGCGGCAGGGCTCGCACGAGGTGCCGTGGGCGGTGCGCGTGCTGCCGCCGTTCCCCAGCCGGCGGCACCTGCCGCCGCTGCTGGCGCGGCTGCGCGAGCTGGACGGGCGGCGCGCGGCCCAGGTGCGGGGCCGGGGCACCGAGTTCGACTCGCTGCGGGAGTACGTGGCAGGCGACGACGTGCGGTCGATCGACTGGCGCGCGTCGGCGCGGTCGGGTGACCTGGTGGTGCGCACCTGGCGGCCCGAGCGCGGCAGGCACGTCGTGCTGGTGCTGGACACCGGGCGGACCTCGGCCGGCCGGGTCGGCGACGCGCCGCGGCTCGACGCGGCCATGGACGCCGCCCTGCTGCTGGGCGCGCTGGCCGGCCGGGCCGGGGACCGGGTCGACCTGCTCGCCCACGACCGGCGGCTGCGCGTGGCCGCGCGCGGGTCGCTGCCCGCGCTGGTCGACGCGATGGCCGACCTCGAACCGGAGCTGGTCGAGTCCGACGCGCGCGCCGTGGTCCGCGAGGTGCTGGGCCGGACCCGGCGGCGGTCGCTGGTGGTGCTGCTGACCGGCCTGGACCCGGCGCCGCTGGAACAGGGGCTGCTGCCCGTGCTGCCGTCGCTGACGAGCAGGCACCAGTTGCTCGTGGCGGCGGTCGCGGACCCCGGGATCGAGCGCATGGCCCGGGGTCGGGGCGACGCGGAGGCCGTGTACGGCGCGGCGGCGGCCGAGCGCGCGTTGGCCGAGCGCGAGCAGGTCAAGGCGCTGCTGCGGCGGCACGGGGTCGAGGTGGTGGACGCGCTGCCCGACGACCTGCCGCGCGCGCTGTGCGAGCGCTACCTGGCGCTCAAGGCCGCCCGGAAGCTGTAG
- a CDS encoding DUF4129 domain-containing protein: protein MSPAVDRDSARDAAARELADPGYGAADDSVLVKVLNRLGEVVDDLGRSGGPGVVGLVALVLLALAVAVVVRRGVGPVARTRRRARPVFAGEDRSAADHRAAAEEALAAGRVADAVRERFRAVTRELEERGVLDARVQRTVDEVAAEAGRELPDRAADFHAAARVFDDVWYGGRPATAEGYRVVAALDERVSA from the coding sequence GTGAGCCCGGCGGTCGACCGGGACTCCGCGCGCGACGCGGCGGCCCGTGAGCTGGCCGACCCCGGGTACGGCGCGGCGGACGACTCGGTCCTGGTCAAGGTGCTGAACCGGCTGGGCGAGGTGGTCGACGACCTCGGGCGGTCGGGCGGGCCCGGGGTCGTCGGGCTCGTCGCGCTGGTCCTGCTCGCGCTGGCCGTGGCGGTCGTGGTGCGGCGGGGCGTGGGTCCCGTGGCCCGCACCCGGCGACGCGCGCGACCGGTGTTCGCCGGGGAGGACCGGTCCGCGGCCGACCACCGGGCGGCGGCCGAGGAGGCGCTGGCCGCGGGTCGGGTGGCGGACGCGGTGCGCGAGCGGTTCCGGGCCGTCACCAGGGAGCTGGAGGAGCGCGGCGTGCTGGACGCGCGCGTGCAGCGGACGGTCGACGAGGTGGCCGCGGAGGCCGGGCGGGAGCTGCCCGACCGCGCGGCCGACTTCCACGCGGCGGCCCGGGTGTTCGACGACGTCTGGTACGGCGGGCGACCGGCCACGGCCGAGGGCTACCGGGTCGTGGCGGCGCTGGACGAGCGGGTGTCCGCGTGA
- a CDS encoding trypsin-like serine protease, giving the protein MRRVLVAVLSAGTLVLGSTAANADPPKPDSTADAPWDHLQPDQRARVRAQDRARTAADVIRRAADRGGAEGLTDIGLDEGSVRLRYRGELPPALRSAVESARATAPVEVLPAEHTLAELRAASDRVVGYLRAHPGGPAHRVSVRPDGSGLLVGVDATAARDATALPDVGVPVEVVAQDRVRPRGRNNDTSPFYGGGVLSNDAWRTCTAGFGVRDRDNREYVLTAGHCGYPGQRWYNGTHGQVVGVVSHEDVGQDLMMIPTNTDPWLFTGVGASTAIGHVIGWQGVYTGEELCSSGAGTTWLCGHVVVDAGNSSYCGYDMYGNWECYSGLVLSRQEDGAQAARDGDSGGPVVLPTASGIVAKGVISGAGGNQLLWQDFATAARIWGVDVVTT; this is encoded by the coding sequence ATGCGCAGAGTCCTGGTCGCCGTGCTGAGCGCGGGCACGCTGGTGCTCGGCTCGACCGCCGCGAACGCCGACCCGCCGAAACCCGACAGCACCGCGGACGCGCCGTGGGACCACCTGCAACCCGACCAGCGCGCCAGGGTGCGGGCGCAGGACCGGGCGCGGACCGCGGCCGACGTGATCCGCCGGGCCGCGGACCGGGGCGGCGCCGAGGGGTTGACCGACATCGGGCTGGACGAGGGGTCGGTCCGGCTCCGGTACCGGGGCGAGCTGCCGCCCGCCCTGCGCTCGGCGGTCGAGAGCGCCCGCGCCACCGCACCGGTCGAGGTGCTGCCCGCCGAGCACACCCTGGCCGAGCTGCGCGCGGCGTCCGACCGGGTGGTGGGCTACCTCCGGGCCCACCCGGGCGGTCCGGCCCACCGGGTGTCGGTCCGGCCGGACGGCAGCGGCCTGCTGGTCGGCGTCGACGCCACCGCGGCCCGGGACGCCACCGCCCTGCCGGACGTGGGCGTGCCGGTCGAGGTGGTGGCGCAGGACCGGGTCCGGCCGCGCGGCCGGAACAACGACACGTCCCCGTTCTACGGCGGTGGCGTGCTCAGCAACGACGCCTGGCGCACGTGCACCGCCGGGTTCGGCGTCAGGGACCGCGACAACCGGGAGTACGTGCTGACCGCCGGCCACTGCGGCTACCCCGGCCAGCGCTGGTACAACGGCACGCACGGCCAGGTGGTCGGCGTGGTCAGCCACGAGGACGTCGGCCAGGACCTGATGATGATCCCCACCAACACCGACCCCTGGCTCTTCACCGGTGTGGGCGCGTCCACCGCCATCGGGCACGTCATCGGCTGGCAGGGCGTCTACACCGGCGAGGAGCTGTGCTCGTCGGGCGCGGGCACCACGTGGCTGTGCGGGCACGTCGTGGTCGACGCCGGCAACAGCTCGTACTGCGGCTACGACATGTACGGCAACTGGGAGTGCTACAGCGGCCTGGTGCTGTCCCGGCAGGAGGACGGCGCGCAAGCCGCCCGCGACGGCGACAGCGGCGGCCCGGTCGTGCTGCCCACGGCGAGCGGCATCGTCGCCAAGGGCGTCATCTCCGGCGCCGGCGGCAACCAGCTCCTCTGGCAGGACTTCGCCACCGCGGCGCGGATCTGGGGGGTCGACGTCGTCACCACCTGA
- a CDS encoding DMT family protein, giving the protein MVGVAVLCALLGAAFSAVGAALQHSGVQDVGDLSLRRITTLVRHRRWRLGFSVLVVAAAMQVLALALAPVTVVAPLAVLALPITALIDVPRFTPGFAVAVLAATAGVVVFVAIAAGSAVAAEVPDRVVLRAGQVVAGVVCAFAAIGLFRGGTTRALAFAAGAGASYGLVAVLVRDVATSLPRVPWVSVAGLVVAFLVGAWLIQLGYTSGPADLVVAGQTVVNPVVAAWIGAVLLDETGGAAPGTGVALVASAAVSLVGIAAIARFHRLRMADRTRPAPRS; this is encoded by the coding sequence GTGGTCGGGGTAGCGGTCCTCTGCGCCCTGCTGGGCGCGGCGTTCAGCGCGGTGGGCGCCGCGCTGCAGCACAGCGGCGTCCAGGACGTCGGCGACCTCTCCCTGCGCCGGATCACCACCCTGGTGCGCCACCGCCGGTGGCGGCTTGGCTTCTCGGTGCTGGTCGTCGCCGCGGCGATGCAGGTCCTGGCCCTGGCGCTGGCCCCGGTGACCGTGGTGGCGCCGCTGGCCGTCCTGGCGCTGCCGATCACCGCGCTCATCGACGTGCCCCGGTTCACCCCGGGGTTCGCGGTGGCGGTGCTGGCGGCGACCGCGGGCGTGGTGGTGTTCGTCGCGATCGCGGCGGGCTCGGCGGTGGCCGCGGAGGTCCCCGACCGGGTGGTGCTGCGGGCGGGTCAGGTGGTCGCCGGCGTGGTGTGCGCGTTCGCCGCCATCGGGTTGTTCCGCGGCGGGACGACGCGCGCCCTGGCGTTCGCGGCCGGCGCGGGCGCCTCCTACGGCCTGGTCGCGGTGCTCGTGCGGGACGTGGCGACGTCCCTGCCGCGCGTCCCGTGGGTGTCCGTCGCCGGTCTGGTCGTGGCGTTCCTGGTGGGTGCGTGGCTGATCCAGCTCGGGTACACCAGCGGGCCCGCCGACCTGGTGGTGGCGGGCCAGACGGTGGTGAACCCGGTCGTCGCGGCGTGGATCGGGGCGGTGCTGCTCGACGAGACCGGGGGCGCCGCTCCGGGCACGGGCGTCGCGCTGGTGGCGAGCGCCGCGGTGTCGCTGGTGGGCATCGCCGCCATCGCGCGGTTCCACCGCCTCCGGATGGCCGACCGGACCCGCCCCGCGCCCCGGAGCTGA
- a CDS encoding stage II sporulation protein M produces the protein MDIDVFVTRHQGDWDRLARLVGARSLRGAEADELVALYQRVATHLSVARSTVPDPALLARLTALVLRARAAVTGAHTPAWREAGRFFARRLPAELRRAAPWWTATAALCLSAIGLVAAWVANDPAVQASIAAPEAVRELTRPGGDFETYYSSAPAASFAFQVWTNNAWIAAGCLVLGVLFGVPVLLLLWTNVVNVGVGAGLMAAAGRFDVFLGLITPHGLLELTAVFVAAGAGLRLGWTVVDPGPRTRSAALAAEGRAVARLAVGLTCVLLVSGVVEAFVTPSGLPTWARVAIGVAAEVAFLAYVFALGRRPEAPQAPAPTASGRP, from the coding sequence GTGGACATCGACGTTTTCGTGACCCGGCACCAGGGCGACTGGGACCGGCTCGCGCGGCTGGTGGGCGCCCGGTCGCTGCGCGGCGCCGAGGCCGACGAGCTGGTCGCCCTCTACCAGCGGGTGGCCACGCACCTGTCGGTGGCGCGGTCGACCGTGCCGGACCCGGCGCTGCTCGCCCGGCTCACCGCGCTGGTGCTGCGGGCGCGGGCGGCGGTCACGGGCGCGCACACCCCGGCGTGGCGCGAGGCAGGCCGGTTCTTCGCCCGCCGCCTGCCCGCCGAGCTGCGCCGCGCCGCACCGTGGTGGACGGCGACCGCCGCCCTGTGCCTGTCGGCGATCGGGCTGGTCGCGGCGTGGGTGGCGAACGACCCGGCGGTGCAGGCGTCGATCGCGGCACCGGAGGCGGTGCGCGAGCTGACCCGGCCGGGCGGCGACTTCGAGACCTACTACTCCAGCGCGCCCGCGGCGTCGTTCGCGTTCCAGGTGTGGACGAACAACGCGTGGATCGCCGCCGGGTGCCTGGTGCTGGGCGTGCTGTTCGGCGTGCCGGTGCTGCTCCTGCTGTGGACCAACGTCGTCAACGTCGGGGTGGGCGCGGGCCTGATGGCGGCGGCCGGCCGGTTCGACGTGTTCCTGGGGCTGATCACGCCGCACGGGCTGCTGGAGCTGACCGCGGTGTTCGTGGCGGCGGGCGCGGGGCTGCGGCTGGGTTGGACGGTGGTCGACCCCGGGCCGCGCACCCGGTCGGCGGCGCTGGCAGCGGAGGGGCGCGCGGTCGCCCGGCTGGCCGTCGGCCTCACCTGCGTGCTGCTGGTGTCCGGGGTGGTCGAGGCGTTCGTGACCCCGTCCGGGCTGCCCACGTGGGCACGCGTGGCGATCGGCGTGGCGGCCGAGGTGGCGTTCCTGGCCTACGTGTTCGCGCTGGGCCGCCGACCCGAAGCGCCCCAAGCCCCCGCGCCTACAGCTTCCGGGCGGCCTTGA